The Deinococcus carri genomic sequence TCGTCCTCGACGTCCATCTGCACGAAGACGTAGCCGGGAAAGAGCTTGCGCTCGACCTCGACCTTCTTGCCGCCCTCCTGAAGCTCGACCGCCTTTTCGGTGGGTTGCAGCACCTGGAAGATCTTGGTGTGGTGCATGCCCAGCTTCCTGGCGCGTTCCAGCAGATGCTGCTGCACGCGGTCTTCCTGGCCCACGTAGGTGTGGACGGCGTACCACTCGATACTCATTGCAGCACCGCCCGGATGAGATGGCCGAACACGAAGTCCATCACGAATACGATCAGGGTCAGGGCGATCACGAAGATCAGCACGGCCTGCGTGCCGTCAATCACCTGCTGGCGCGTCGGCCAGGTTACCCGCGCCAGTTCTTCGCGCGAGTCCCGCAAGTACTGCATCAGATTCATGCGCTCACCTTGCCCGCTTGGCGTCTTTGAAGAGAAAGCCGACCTCCTGCCGGGCCGCCCAGGCAGCCCAGCCGGACATCAGACCTTCTTCTCCTTGAACACGACGTGCTTCTTCGCCACGGGGTCGTACTTGCGCAGTTCCAGCTTGGCCTGCGTGTTGCGGCGGTTCTTGGTGGTCGTGTAGTAGAAGCCCGTGCCAGCGGTGCTTTCCATCTTCACGATGATGCGCGGTCCGTCCTTCGCCATGTTGTTGCTCCTTTCGCGCCTTTGGGCAGGCATCCCCCGCCGGCCGGCGCTCCCAGCCCCTCACCCGGGGGTGAAGTCGCTGGTAAAAGCCCGCCTTGTGGCGGGCAACATTC encodes the following:
- the secE gene encoding preprotein translocase subunit SecE, encoding MNLMQYLRDSREELARVTWPTRQQVIDGTQAVLIFVIALTLIVFVMDFVFGHLIRAVLQ
- the rpmG gene encoding 50S ribosomal protein L33; its protein translation is MAKDGPRIIVKMESTAGTGFYYTTTKNRRNTQAKLELRKYDPVAKKHVVFKEKKV